A window from Candidatus Omnitrophota bacterium encodes these proteins:
- a CDS encoding peptidylprolyl isomerase, which produces MAETTVVLETNQGNIEFKLMPDIAPKTCENFTKLVEKGYYNGLIFHRVIKGFMIQGGDPTGTGMGGESIWGKPFADEVTPVAKFDGPGILAMANAGPNTNGSQFFITCAKTPWLNLRHTIFGEVVSGLDVVQKIENTPVGAEDRPIAEQKIIRAYLKNQP; this is translated from the coding sequence ATGGCTGAAACGACTGTAGTTTTAGAAACCAACCAGGGAAACATCGAGTTTAAGCTTATGCCTGATATCGCGCCTAAAACCTGTGAAAATTTTACTAAATTAGTGGAAAAGGGTTATTACAACGGCTTGATTTTTCATCGGGTGATTAAAGGTTTTATGATTCAGGGAGGGGACCCTACCGGGACCGGAATGGGGGGAGAATCAATCTGGGGTAAACCATTTGCCGACGAAGTAACTCCGGTAGCAAAATTTGACGGCCCGGGAATTTTGGCCATGGCCAATGCCGGCCCGAATACCAACGGAAGCCAGTTTTTTATTACTTGCGCTAAAACCCCCTGGTTAAATCTGCGCCACACCATATTCGGAGAAGTGGTTTCGGGTTTGGATGTAGTGCAGAAAATTGAAAATACCCCGGTTGGCGCGGAGGACCGGCCGATCGCCGAACAAAAGATTATCCGGGCATACCTAAAAAACCAGCCTTAA
- a CDS encoding methylenetetrahydrofolate reductase C-terminal domain-containing protein — protein sequence MIISRQKPLDKLLSSLKGYNKIFLIGCGECATTCKSGGEEEVLKMKKDLEGAGKIITGSCIPSAPCVAAKLKTELAKNLKTLRQSEAVLVLACGLGVQSFKDNDRMGLAVFPGCDTIFGAVMDAQGNFFEKCSMCADCILDETAGICPITLCPKGLLNGPCGGMNKGKCEVDNERDCAWVLIYKELEKNKKLESLKEIRGPKDFEKSMKPHKLIMK from the coding sequence ATGATTATTAGCCGGCAGAAGCCGCTGGATAAGCTGTTATCCAGCCTGAAAGGATATAACAAAATATTTTTAATCGGCTGCGGAGAGTGCGCAACCACTTGTAAGAGCGGCGGGGAAGAAGAAGTTCTCAAAATGAAGAAGGATTTGGAGGGGGCCGGTAAAATTATCACCGGCTCCTGCATTCCTTCGGCCCCCTGCGTAGCGGCCAAGCTTAAAACCGAATTGGCCAAGAATTTAAAAACCTTGCGCCAGTCCGAGGCGGTTCTGGTTTTAGCCTGCGGTTTAGGCGTCCAGTCATTTAAGGACAATGACCGGATGGGCCTGGCGGTTTTTCCTGGCTGCGACACTATTTTTGGCGCGGTGATGGACGCACAGGGAAACTTCTTTGAGAAATGTTCAATGTGCGCCGATTGCATTTTGGATGAAACCGCCGGGATTTGCCCGATTACACTCTGCCCCAAAGGCCTGCTTAACGGCCCCTGCGGCGGGATGAATAAAGGTAAATGTGAAGTAGATAACGAAAGAGACTGCGCCTGGGTATTGATATATAAAGAGCTGGAGAAAAACAAAAAATTAGAATCATTAAAAGAAATACGCGGCCCCAAAGACTTTGAGAAATCGATGAAGCCGCATAAACTGATCATGAAATAA
- the rny gene encoding ribonuclease Y, which yields MIFNIVALIFISLVAAYSGYFLRKHIAEKKLKSAELEAEHILEAAKKEVLDKRREAELEAKDLLYLMRQDFEREIKDRKLEIVNLEKRLTQKEENIDRRLDLLEKKEKEIDGRNDNLKKQEESLKLKDGQLHALVAEEKERLQKISSLSAEEAKQILLNRLNEELNNEKAIFIKRQEEEVRSIADKKAREILSLAIQRCAAEHTVESTVSVVNLPNDEMKGRIIGREGRNIRALEMATGVDVIIDDTPGAVTLSGFDAVRREIARLSLEKLISDGRIHPGRIEELVEKTKKEMDEKIKEEGERAAFESGINGLHPEIIKLLGRLKYRTSYGQNALQHSKEVSFLLGIMASELGLDFKLGRRIGLLHDIGKAVDHQVEGTHAKLGAELAKKYNESPEVVSAIESHHEEAQPQSMYGVLAVAADAVSAARPGARRETLEIYVKRLDKLESIANLFKGVEKSFAIQAGREIRVIVQPEKISDNEAVTLCRDIRKKIEEGMEYPGQIKVTVIRETRTIEYAK from the coding sequence ATGATTTTTAACATAGTAGCGCTCATATTTATTTCTCTAGTTGCCGCGTATTCCGGTTATTTCCTAAGAAAACATATCGCCGAAAAAAAACTAAAAAGCGCAGAACTGGAAGCCGAACATATCCTGGAGGCAGCCAAGAAAGAGGTGCTGGATAAGCGCCGGGAAGCGGAACTGGAAGCCAAAGATCTTTTATACCTCATGCGCCAGGATTTTGAACGGGAGATTAAAGACCGCAAGCTTGAGATCGTAAATCTTGAAAAGAGGTTAACGCAGAAAGAAGAGAATATTGACCGCCGGCTGGACCTTTTAGAGAAAAAAGAAAAAGAGATCGATGGGCGCAATGATAATCTTAAGAAGCAGGAGGAATCTTTAAAATTAAAAGATGGCCAATTGCACGCTTTAGTTGCCGAAGAAAAGGAAAGGCTGCAGAAGATTTCTTCTTTATCCGCCGAGGAAGCAAAACAAATCCTGCTTAACCGCCTTAACGAAGAATTAAATAATGAAAAGGCGATATTCATCAAACGCCAGGAAGAAGAAGTGCGCAGTATCGCCGATAAAAAGGCCCGCGAGATTTTAAGCCTGGCGATCCAGCGTTGCGCGGCAGAACATACCGTGGAATCAACCGTCAGCGTGGTAAATTTACCTAATGATGAAATGAAGGGCCGGATCATCGGCCGTGAAGGAAGGAATATCCGCGCCTTAGAAATGGCTACCGGGGTGGATGTAATTATCGACGATACGCCCGGAGCGGTGACCTTGTCCGGTTTTGACGCGGTGCGCCGCGAGATCGCCCGTTTAAGTTTAGAAAAGCTTATTTCCGACGGCAGAATCCATCCCGGCCGCATTGAGGAACTTGTTGAAAAGACCAAGAAGGAGATGGATGAGAAAATCAAGGAGGAAGGGGAGCGGGCTGCTTTTGAGTCCGGGATCAACGGCTTGCATCCGGAAATAATCAAGCTTTTAGGCCGGCTTAAGTACCGCACCAGTTACGGCCAGAACGCTTTGCAGCATTCAAAAGAGGTTTCCTTTTTATTAGGAATAATGGCTTCAGAGCTGGGGCTTGATTTCAAACTGGGCCGCAGGATCGGGCTTTTGCATGATATCGGCAAAGCAGTAGATCACCAGGTTGAAGGTACACACGCGAAATTAGGGGCGGAGTTGGCCAAGAAATATAATGAAAGCCCGGAGGTTGTTTCAGCGATTGAGTCCCACCATGAAGAAGCGCAGCCGCAAAGTATGTATGGAGTTTTGGCCGTAGCCGCCGATGCGGTAAGTGCCGCCCGGCCCGGAGCCAGAAGGGAAACTCTGGAGATATATGTCAAGCGCCTGGATAAATTAGAATCAATTGCCAACCTGTTTAAAGGAGTAGAAAAGTCTTTTGCCATTCAGGCCGGCCGGGAAATCCGCGTAATTGTGCAGCCGGAAAAAATAAGCGACAATGAAGCAGTTACTTTATGCCGGGATATACGCAAAAAGATCGAGGAGGGTATGGAATACCCTGGTCAAATAAAAGTTACAGTAATTCGCGAGACGCGCACTATTGAATATGCCAAATAA
- a CDS encoding ATP-dependent helicase yields the protein MKKIDYHQELNPAQLKAVESINGPHLVIAGAGSGKTRVLVHRVAYLVEQGIRPEHILLLTFTRRAAEEMLRRASILLDERCKNVSGGTFHSFANMILRKYAKLLDLNNNFTILDQADAEDAVNLVRTQLGFHKSEKRFPRKHAILEAISKSVNKSEDIGEVLYDEYPQFMEFTEEIKKIRNEYNKYKHQKALLDYDDLLVYLKNLLTKHEDVRSSLASKYKYIMVDEYQDTNKLQAHIACLLAADHANIMVVGDDAQSIYSFRGANFKNIIDFPGIFKGTKIITLEENYRSTQPILNLTNAVIAQAKEKFEKNLYTRKKDGNIPVFVDCPDENAQSVFVADKILELREEGVALKDIAVLFRSGWHSNDLEVELAARNIPFAKYGGQKFVEASHIKDLMSYLRVAYNPADQVSWLRALLLIPKIGPKTAAKIIQAIVDKDKPEEVLPKNEELKKLFELLKNMDCQVEGPAKIIEKFLGYYQPLLKIKYDDFNKRLNDLDSLLRISDRYKTVEQFLVDMALEPPERALVEAAKKDKSDYPLSLSTIHSAKGLEWHTVFLIYVAEGHLPSYRSLETEDEIEEERRLFYVASTRAKVNLFLLKPHIDRSPRSFMDGGGSVFTQVSRFLEQGNLLDKFVDVQSAGNSDELDDLELEDIIGEKRNRNKVFFESIEEYFRDE from the coding sequence ATGAAAAAAATAGATTATCACCAAGAATTAAACCCCGCGCAGCTTAAAGCAGTGGAATCAATCAACGGCCCGCATTTAGTTATTGCCGGAGCAGGCAGCGGCAAAACCCGGGTTTTAGTGCACCGGGTTGCTTATCTGGTTGAGCAGGGAATAAGGCCGGAACATATTTTATTGCTTACCTTTACGCGCCGGGCAGCCGAAGAGATGCTGCGCCGGGCAAGCATACTTTTGGATGAACGCTGTAAAAATGTTTCTGGAGGCACATTTCATTCCTTTGCCAATATGATTTTAAGAAAATACGCCAAGCTTTTGGATTTAAACAATAATTTTACAATACTTGACCAGGCGGATGCCGAGGACGCGGTGAATTTGGTGCGCACACAGCTGGGTTTTCATAAATCCGAGAAACGTTTTCCGCGCAAACACGCTATTTTAGAGGCTATTTCTAAAAGTGTAAATAAGTCCGAGGATATCGGCGAGGTCCTCTATGATGAATACCCGCAGTTTATGGAATTTACCGAAGAGATTAAAAAAATCCGCAATGAATATAATAAATACAAACACCAAAAAGCGCTTTTGGATTACGATGACCTGCTGGTCTACTTAAAAAACCTGTTAACCAAACACGAAGACGTGCGCTCAAGCCTTGCTTCCAAGTACAAATATATTATGGTTGATGAGTACCAGGACACCAATAAGCTCCAGGCGCATATTGCCTGCCTCTTGGCAGCAGACCATGCCAATATTATGGTAGTCGGGGATGATGCCCAGAGTATTTATTCTTTCCGCGGGGCGAATTTTAAAAACATTATCGATTTTCCCGGGATATTCAAAGGCACCAAAATTATTACCCTTGAGGAAAATTACCGTTCCACCCAGCCGATTTTAAATTTAACTAACGCGGTTATCGCCCAGGCTAAAGAAAAATTTGAAAAGAACCTTTATACCCGGAAAAAGGATGGAAATATCCCGGTTTTTGTTGATTGCCCCGACGAGAACGCGCAATCTGTTTTTGTGGCGGATAAAATCCTGGAATTAAGGGAGGAAGGGGTGGCCTTAAAAGATATTGCCGTTCTTTTTCGTTCAGGCTGGCACTCTAATGATTTAGAGGTCGAACTTGCCGCTCGAAACATCCCTTTTGCAAAATACGGCGGCCAGAAATTTGTGGAGGCCTCCCACATAAAAGATTTGATGAGCTATTTGCGCGTTGCCTACAATCCGGCCGATCAGGTCAGCTGGTTACGCGCCTTGTTATTAATCCCTAAAATCGGCCCGAAAACCGCGGCAAAAATTATTCAGGCGATTGTGGATAAAGACAAGCCGGAAGAGGTGTTGCCAAAAAACGAAGAACTTAAGAAATTATTTGAGTTATTAAAAAACATGGATTGTCAAGTTGAGGGGCCGGCTAAGATTATTGAGAAATTTCTCGGTTATTATCAGCCGCTATTAAAAATTAAATACGATGATTTTAATAAGCGCTTAAATGACCTGGATTCATTATTGAGAATTTCCGACCGCTATAAGACAGTCGAACAGTTTCTGGTGGATATGGCCTTAGAGCCTCCGGAGAGGGCTTTGGTGGAAGCGGCAAAAAAGGATAAATCCGATTATCCGCTTAGCTTATCGACAATACATTCGGCCAAAGGCCTGGAATGGCATACGGTGTTTCTAATTTATGTTGCCGAAGGGCATCTGCCCTCCTATCGGTCATTAGAAACCGAGGATGAAATTGAGGAAGAACGCCGGCTGTTTTATGTTGCCTCTACCCGGGCTAAAGTAAATTTATTTTTGTTAAAACCCCACATCGACCGCTCACCCAGAAGTTTTATGGATGGAGGCGGCTCAGTGTTTACTCAGGTTTCCCGGTTTTTAGAGCAGGGGAACCTGCTGGATAAGTTTGTCGATGTGCAAAGCGCGGGCAACTCAGATGAACTGGATGATCTGGAGTTAGAGGATATTATCGGCGAAAAAAGAAATAGGAATAAAGTTTTTTTTGAAAGTATAGAAGAATACTTTCGTGATGAGTAA
- a CDS encoding exodeoxyribonuclease VII small subunit — MKDKTTFEEDLKRLQKIVEELSSGKITLGESLKKYEEGVKIAQSCSQTLAEAQRKVELLMKKDAKFSLEKFDDSDIEEK, encoded by the coding sequence ATGAAGGATAAAACGACGTTTGAGGAAGATTTAAAAAGACTGCAGAAGATTGTCGAGGAGCTCTCCAGCGGCAAAATTACTTTGGGGGAGTCGCTCAAGAAATATGAAGAGGGGGTAAAAATTGCGCAATCCTGCTCGCAGACATTAGCTGAGGCGCAGCGCAAAGTGGAATTGCTTATGAAGAAGGACGCCAAGTTTTCTTTAGAAAAATTTGATGACTCGGATATAGAAGAAAAATAA
- a CDS encoding TIGR00282 family metallophosphoesterase: MKILFIGDIVGSPGREAIKKLIGPLRQDLEIDFVIANAENASGGSGITSKVADEFFSYGVDVLTSGDHIWKKSEIFELINREERILRPLNFPLGAPGRGAAVFKAKNGVKVGVINVNGRVFMEALECPFKTTLAASEELAKETKIIIVDIHAEATSEKVALGWYLDGKVSAVLGTHTHIQTADEKILPKGTAYLTDAGMTGPYDSVIGRRVEDVLTRFLSSIPVRFEVAQENIQLHGALVQIDEKTGKAISILRVQKKL; this comes from the coding sequence ATGAAAATACTTTTTATCGGAGATATCGTCGGCAGCCCGGGAAGAGAGGCAATTAAAAAATTAATTGGCCCCTTAAGGCAGGATTTAGAGATAGATTTTGTGATTGCTAACGCGGAAAATGCCTCCGGTGGTTCGGGAATTACCTCCAAGGTGGCCGATGAATTTTTTTCCTACGGGGTGGATGTGCTTACTTCCGGAGATCATATCTGGAAGAAAAGCGAGATCTTTGAGTTGATTAACCGCGAGGAAAGAATTTTGCGGCCGTTGAACTTTCCCCTTGGTGCGCCCGGACGGGGGGCAGCAGTATTTAAAGCCAAAAACGGGGTTAAGGTCGGAGTGATTAATGTAAATGGCCGGGTTTTTATGGAGGCATTGGAGTGTCCTTTTAAAACTACACTTGCTGCCAGCGAAGAACTGGCAAAAGAAACCAAAATCATTATCGTGGATATTCACGCGGAGGCAACTTCTGAGAAGGTTGCTTTGGGCTGGTATCTGGATGGCAAGGTTTCGGCGGTTTTGGGCACGCATACGCATATCCAGACCGCCGATGAAAAAATCCTGCCCAAAGGCACGGCATACCTAACTGATGCGGGCATGACCGGGCCCTATGATTCAGTGATTGGCAGAAGAGTAGAGGATGTGCTTACCCGCTTCTTAAGCTCTATCCCGGTCAGGTTTGAGGTTGCCCAGGAAAATATTCAGCTGCACGGGGCCCTGGTTCAAATAGATGAAAAGACCGGCAAGGCGATTTCGATCTTAAGAGTGCAGAAAAAACTTTAG
- the xseA gene encoding exodeoxyribonuclease VII large subunit, protein MQKASKHIYTVSEITQAIKGLLEEAIGEIWLEGEISNFKAASSGHFYFSLKDQSSLIMAAMFANANKGLKFKLEDGLKVICFGKVDVYGPRGQYQVIVERIEPKGVGAQQLAFEQLKKKLESEGLFEASHKKVLPQMPFSVGIVTSSKGAAVRDILQILKKGASCVDVILRDVRVQGEQAAAEIAEGIEDLNNFGKSDLIIVSRGGGSSEDLWSFNEEIVVRAIYNSRLPVISAVGHQVNTTLADLVADVFVETPSAAAKIIVDKKNALLAGLADSRRQLDFSINDKIGDLENRLTGFTHMLKSPRDRLLEKQQQMDELLAGLNYNLRHALELSSERSNSLIQRLGTLSPLSILSRGYSLSILMPGEAIVKDVSQIKAGDKLKTVLHKGTFISQVEEVFSDEG, encoded by the coding sequence ATGCAGAAAGCAAGTAAGCATATTTATACCGTTTCAGAAATCACTCAGGCAATCAAAGGTTTGCTTGAGGAAGCAATCGGGGAGATTTGGCTGGAGGGAGAGATCTCCAATTTTAAAGCCGCTTCCAGCGGCCATTTTTATTTTTCGCTCAAAGATCAAAGCTCGCTGATTATGGCTGCGATGTTTGCCAACGCCAACAAAGGATTGAAGTTTAAGTTGGAGGATGGCTTGAAAGTAATCTGTTTTGGAAAGGTTGATGTATATGGGCCGCGCGGCCAGTATCAGGTTATTGTCGAACGAATTGAACCCAAAGGAGTAGGCGCCCAGCAATTAGCTTTTGAACAACTGAAGAAGAAATTAGAGTCAGAAGGGCTCTTTGAGGCAAGTCACAAAAAAGTGCTGCCGCAAATGCCGTTTTCGGTGGGGATAGTTACCTCCAGCAAGGGCGCGGCAGTCCGGGATATTTTACAAATTCTTAAAAAAGGCGCCTCCTGCGTGGATGTGATTTTGCGCGATGTGCGCGTGCAGGGGGAGCAGGCAGCCGCGGAAATTGCCGAAGGTATCGAGGATTTGAATAATTTTGGTAAGTCAGATTTGATTATTGTCAGCCGCGGCGGAGGAAGCAGCGAGGATCTCTGGTCATTTAATGAAGAAATTGTGGTAAGGGCAATTTATAATTCCCGGCTTCCGGTAATCTCAGCGGTAGGACATCAGGTTAATACCACCTTAGCGGATCTTGTAGCGGATGTTTTTGTCGAAACTCCGTCGGCAGCCGCCAAGATCATTGTCGATAAGAAAAATGCATTGCTTGCCGGATTGGCCGATTCCAGGCGCCAACTGGATTTTTCGATCAACGATAAAATCGGGGATTTAGAGAACAGGCTTACCGGCTTTACGCATATGCTTAAAAGCCCGCGTGACCGCCTGCTGGAAAAGCAACAGCAGATGGATGAGTTGCTTGCCGGATTAAATTATAATCTGCGCCACGCTTTGGAATTATCCTCGGAACGCAGTAATTCGTTAATCCAAAGGCTGGGGACATTAAGCCCGTTGTCGATATTGTCCCGCGGCTATAGCTTAAGCATACTTATGCCCGGGGAGGCAATTGTTAAAGATGTCTCGCAAATAAAAGCGGGGGATAAATTAAAAACAGTTTTGCATAAAGGCACATTTATCAGCCAGGTTGAGGAGGTCTTTAGCGATGAAGGATAA
- the nifU gene encoding Fe-S cluster assembly scaffold protein NifU — protein MAEQLPYSEKVMDHFMNPRNVGEIADASGIGTVGNPVCGDIMKMYLKIEGQIITDVKFKTFGCGAAVATSSMVTEMVKGKSIDEALKITNKAVAEALGGLPAIKMHCSVLAEEALRSALKDYYVKQGKEVPFEDKGHADEGEHPL, from the coding sequence ATGGCCGAACAGCTTCCTTACAGCGAAAAAGTCATGGATCATTTTATGAATCCCCGCAATGTCGGCGAGATTGCCGATGCCAGCGGTATCGGCACCGTCGGGAACCCGGTTTGCGGCGACATTATGAAGATGTATTTAAAAATAGAAGGCCAAATAATCACGGATGTAAAGTTCAAGACTTTTGGATGCGGGGCAGCTGTAGCCACAAGTTCCATGGTTACCGAGATGGTCAAAGGCAAAAGTATCGATGAGGCATTGAAGATTACCAATAAGGCGGTGGCCGAAGCCTTGGGGGGACTGCCCGCGATTAAAATGCATTGTTCGGTTTTAGCGGAGGAGGCCCTGCGTTCGGCTTTAAAAGATTATTATGTAAAACAAGGCAAAGAGGTCCCGTTTGAGGACAAGGGCCATGCCGATGAAGGGGAACACCCTTTATAA
- a CDS encoding replication-associated recombination protein A — MDLFSPKTDTQNKNLPLAVRMRPANLDELLGQEHILGKNKLLRRAIEADRLSSLILFGPPGSGKTSLAWCIANISRANYAAINATTSNVEELRKVIAASKLAAREDKKKTILFIDEIHRFNKAQQDVLLPDVEDGTLILIGATVHNPYFSLTSALLSRSIVCELKALQEADLLNIINNALKDKERGLGKFKVKADKKALDFLAKSCEGDGRRCLAALELGVLTTPAGKDGYINFSLEIAQESIQKKAVVYDHDEDGHYDTASAFIKSMRGCDPDAAIYWMAKMLYAGEDPRFIARRVCILAAEDVGNADPLALVLANAALQISEFVGMPEARIPLAQAVIYVASAVKSNASYLAIEKATADIKENKVQEVPDYLKDASYRGAQELGHGLGYKYSHDYPGHFVKQKYTRKKVRYYEPTDIGHEAKIKERLEKLRKG; from the coding sequence ATGGACCTATTTTCCCCCAAAACCGATACCCAGAATAAAAATCTGCCGCTGGCCGTGCGCATGCGGCCGGCAAACCTGGATGAGCTGTTGGGCCAGGAGCATATACTGGGTAAAAATAAATTGCTGCGCCGGGCTATTGAAGCAGACCGCCTAAGCTCGCTTATTCTTTTTGGGCCGCCGGGGTCGGGAAAGACCTCTTTGGCCTGGTGTATCGCTAATATCAGCCGGGCAAATTATGCGGCCATCAACGCCACGACTTCTAATGTCGAAGAGCTAAGAAAAGTTATCGCCGCATCTAAATTAGCGGCCAGGGAAGATAAAAAGAAGACCATCCTTTTTATCGACGAGATCCACCGTTTTAATAAAGCGCAGCAGGATGTTTTGCTGCCTGATGTCGAAGACGGGACGCTGATATTGATCGGGGCCACCGTGCACAATCCGTATTTTTCCCTCACCAGCGCCCTGCTTTCCCGTTCGATCGTCTGCGAATTAAAAGCGCTCCAGGAGGCGGACTTATTAAACATAATTAATAATGCCTTAAAAGACAAGGAAAGGGGCCTGGGTAAATTTAAGGTCAAGGCCGATAAAAAAGCGCTTGATTTTTTAGCCAAAAGCTGCGAAGGCGATGGCCGGCGCTGCCTGGCCGCCCTGGAATTGGGAGTTTTAACTACCCCGGCAGGCAAAGACGGATATATTAATTTTAGTTTAGAGATTGCCCAGGAATCCATACAGAAAAAAGCGGTAGTTTATGACCATGACGAAGACGGTCATTATGATACCGCTTCGGCATTTATTAAATCCATGCGCGGCTGCGATCCCGACGCGGCAATCTATTGGATGGCCAAAATGCTTTATGCCGGAGAGGACCCCAGGTTTATTGCCCGCAGAGTTTGTATTTTAGCCGCAGAAGATGTGGGCAATGCCGACCCGCTGGCTTTAGTGTTGGCTAACGCGGCTTTACAAATCTCCGAGTTTGTGGGCATGCCTGAAGCCAGGATCCCTTTGGCCCAGGCGGTAATTTATGTTGCTTCTGCCGTCAAATCAAACGCCAGTTATCTGGCGATTGAAAAAGCCACTGCGGATATCAAAGAAAATAAAGTGCAGGAGGTCCCGGATTATCTCAAGGATGCTTCTTACCGTGGCGCCCAGGAGCTGGGGCATGGTCTAGGGTATAAATACAGCCACGATTACCCCGGGCACTTTGTAAAACAGAAATATACGCGTAAAAAAGTGCGCTACTATGAACCGACGGATATCGGCCATGAAGCCAAAATCAAAGAGCGGTTAGAAAAATTACGCAAAGGATAA
- a CDS encoding 5-formyltetrahydrofolate cyclo-ligase has translation MLTKAQIRSKILLRLKIQKEEDRNRKSKFIKDKLLRNKVFKKAKIIMFYIAFGGEVNTEEMIREAKKIGKLICVPICRKDKETMQPAMFVDHAKLKKGPYGVLEPVAEALVKPEDLDLVIVPGVAFDKKGNRLGRGKGCYDRFLSILSDDLPSIGLAFDFQILPLIPTTKHDVSVKKIIFS, from the coding sequence ATGTTGACAAAAGCCCAAATACGTAGTAAAATTCTTTTGAGATTAAAAATACAGAAGGAGGAAGACCGAAACCGAAAAAGTAAATTCATTAAAGATAAACTTTTAAGGAATAAGGTTTTTAAAAAGGCGAAGATAATTATGTTTTACATCGCTTTCGGTGGAGAGGTAAATACTGAAGAGATGATTAGGGAAGCTAAAAAAATAGGCAAGCTTATCTGCGTGCCAATTTGCAGAAAAGATAAAGAAACTATGCAGCCAGCCATGTTCGTTGATCACGCTAAATTAAAAAAAGGCCCTTATGGTGTTTTAGAACCTGTAGCAGAGGCCCTGGTTAAACCAGAAGACCTGGATCTGGTTATCGTGCCCGGAGTAGCCTTTGATAAAAAGGGAAATCGGCTGGGCCGCGGCAAAGGTTGCTATGACCGTTTCTTAAGCATACTTTCTGATGATCTGCCTTCCATAGGTTTAGCTTTTGATTTCCAAATCTTACCCCTAATCCCCACCACCAAGCACGATGTAAGCGTTAAAAAAATCATCTTTTCCTAA